A genomic region of Anopheles coustani chromosome 3, idAnoCousDA_361_x.2, whole genome shotgun sequence contains the following coding sequences:
- the LOC131263223 gene encoding putative serine protease 42, translated as MFPLSRGTVLNDFIYYNLLRPSQLNPSSTFQDDLQPSSSGSSTAGLSTFLLILSNLSNRPLSDQSVASAPGGIISSGVAAVQETFGQVGSNVQQGFNSVFRPNQGNEASSSNWSPVRPIGNTSSPSKPSFCPSNCTMVCGMPQQKSGSVRVVGGAEVTPSNKYPWLALIQYYGRNVGTGTLVNDRVVLTSATIVSSTIIFKQIKVVFGAFDASSATETARKEFTVTKARVHPQYSADHPMRNNIGFLQLAVPVTITDSFMPICLPSNVDTFADTNGTLAGWGARGLDGEPWKTLQEAQIPLYSYDECLLAYSNSTEDNICGGVFDPAPKDQHRTSCTGDGGTGLMYPWKHDPSILTLVGIALEFPESGCGRMNEPALFTKVYGFLPWLKSQVAGCNCKV; from the exons ATGTTTCCTTTGTCGCGTGGGACCGTCTTAAATGATTTCATCTACTACAACCTATTGAGACCGAGCCAACTGAACCCCTCCTCGACCTTCCAAGATGACCTTCAACCATCGAGTTCGGGTTCGAGCACGGCGGGTCTCAGCACCTTCCTGCTCATCCTATCCAACCTGTCCAATCGTCCTTTGAGTGATCAATCCGTAGCTAGTGCGCCCGGAGGCATCATCAGCAGTGGGGTAGCTGCGGTGCAAGAAACGTTCGGACAGGTGGGTAGCAATGTTCAGCAGGGTTTCAATTCCGTTTTCCGACCTAACCAAGGCAATGAGGCTTCGTCGAGTAACTGGAGCCCGGTTCGACCGATAGGCAATACATCTTCGCCATCCAAACCCTCTTTCTGTCCATCCAACTGCACGATGG TTTGTGGAATGCCTCAGCAAAAATCGGGAAGTGTCCGCGTCGTGGGAGGTGCCGAAGTGACTCCTTCCAACAAATACCCCTGGCTGGCATTGATACAGTACTACGGGCGAAACGTTGGCACCGGAACCCTAGTGAACGATCGTGTGGTACTTACTTCCGCCACGATCGTGTCCAGTACGATCATTTTCAAGCAAATCAAAGTAGTGTTCGGAGCGTTCGATGCCAGCAGTGCAACGGAAACGGCGAGAAAGGAATTTACAGTTACAAAAGCCAGAGTCCATCCTCAGTACAGTGCTGACCACCCTATGCGCAACAACATAGGCTTTCTCCAGCTAGCGGTTCCGGTTACGATCACCGACAGCTTCATGCCCATTTGCCTGCCCAGCAACGTGGATACGTTTGCGGACACGAACGGCACGCTGGCGGGCTGGGGTGCTCGAGGGCTCGATGGAGAACCGTGGAAAACTCTTCAAGAGGCTCAGATTCCGCTGTACTCGTACGACGAATGTCTCCTTGCCTACTCCAATTCGACCGAGGACAACATTTGTGGAGGTGTTTTCGATCCGGCTCCGAAAGATCAGCATAGAACCTCATGCACT ggCGACGGTGGCACTGGTCTAATGTATCCGTGGAAACACGATCCGTCTATTTTAACCTTAGTTGGTATCGCTCTGGAATTTCCGGAGTCTGGTTGTGGAAGAATGAATGAACCGGCACTTTTCACCAAAGTTTATGGGTTTCTTCCATGGTTGAAAAGTCAGGTAGCAGGCTGTAACTGcaaagtgtaa
- the LOC131263235 gene encoding trypsin-1-like → MVTKMMAKEKEAEKDTTLVQSEKNNPFIEWLAALIGSPTTPPPANLTAPDSCPTCKCGRTNSLMRIVGGQETMVNQYPWMAMLQYGGTFYCGGSLISDRHVLTAAHCVHGFNANKISVVLMEHDRLSTSESMTVSSKVLRVIEHAGYNSNNYNSDIAILRLDTVMSIDDNLRPVCLPTPKKPFTGSDGIVTGWGATSENGAISTNLQEVTVPIMSNADCRKTGYGPTRITDNMLCAGYAEGKKDSCQGDSGGPLHVMKEGSADNIHQLAGIVSWGEGCAKPNYPGVYTRVNRFGTWIRSNTVDGCYCSEE, encoded by the exons ATGGTGACCAAGATG atggcaaaagaaaaggaagcagAAAAAGACACGACCCTGGTTcaatcagaaaaaaataacccaTTTATCGAGTGGCTAGCGGCTTTGATAGGCTCACCGACAACGCCTCCTCCGGCCAACCTAACAGCTCCCGACTCATGTCCTACATGCA AATGCGGCCGGACGAACAGTCTTATGCGCATCGTCGGCGGCCAGGAAACGATGGTCAATCAGTACCCCTGGATGGCGATGCTGCAGTACGGGGGCACGTTCTACTGCGGGGGTTCGCTGATCAGCGACCGACACGTCCTGACGGCGGCCCATTGCGTGCACGGGTTCAACGCGAACAAAATCAGCGTCGTGCTGATGGAGCACGATCGCCTCTCGACGTCCGAATCGATGACGGTCTCATCGAAGGTACTGCGCGTCATCGAACATGCCGGCTACAACTCGAACAACTACAATAGCGACATCGCCATCCTCCGACTCGACACCGTGATGTCCATCGACGACAACCTGCGTCCCGTGTGCCTGCCAACGCCAAAGAAGCCTTTCACCGGCAGCGAC GGTATTGTGACGGGCTGGGGCGCCACGTCGGAGAACGGGGCCATCTCGACGAACTTGCAGGAGGTCACGGTGCCCATCATGTCCAACGCCGACTGCCGTAAGACGGGCTACGGACCGACGCGCATCACCGACAACATGCTGTGCGCCGGCTACGCGGAGGGCAAGAAGGACTCGTGCCAGGGGGACAGTGGCGGGCCGCTGCACGTGATGAAGGAGGGCAGCGCGGACAACATCCATCAGCTCGCCGGCATCGTGTCGTGGGGGGAGGGTTGCGCCAAGCCCAACTATCCGGGCGTGTACACGAGGGTCAACCGGTTCGGTACGTGGATACGGTCCAACACCGTCGACGGGTGCTACTGCAGCGAGGAGTAG